From the genome of Oscillatoria sp. FACHB-1407, one region includes:
- a CDS encoding DUF1643 domain-containing protein has product MGAIFDSTGTYRYTLWREWGNSPKVVFVMLNPSTADADRNDPTIRRCIGLAQMWGFGALEVVNLFAYCATHPTELRQATDPIGVENDRYLLQAVQRSDRTILAWGNWGSLHQRDRCVLDLLAQHTPLYCLGMNQSGQPRHPLYVKRNVALIPISVRV; this is encoded by the coding sequence ATGGGCGCAATTTTTGACTCCACTGGCACTTATCGCTACACCCTCTGGCGCGAGTGGGGCAATTCTCCCAAAGTGGTGTTCGTCATGCTCAATCCCAGTACTGCCGATGCAGACCGCAACGACCCTACCATTCGACGTTGTATTGGGTTGGCTCAAATGTGGGGTTTTGGGGCGTTAGAAGTGGTGAATTTATTTGCCTATTGCGCGACGCATCCGACGGAACTGCGGCAGGCAACTGACCCGATTGGAGTTGAGAACGATCGCTATCTATTACAGGCGGTGCAGCGGAGCGATCGCACCATTTTGGCATGGGGTAACTGGGGTTCTCTACATCAACGCGATCGCTGCGTCTTGGATTTGTTAGCGCAACACACGCCGCTTTATTGTCTGGGTATGAACCAGTCGGGGCAACCACGCCATCCCCTGTATGTGAAACGGAATGTAGCGTTAATTCCAATTAGCGTCAGGGTTTGA